One window of the Anguilla rostrata isolate EN2019 chromosome 13, ASM1855537v3, whole genome shotgun sequence genome contains the following:
- the LOC135237539 gene encoding ganglioside-induced differentiation-associated protein 1-like 1, with protein MASSNNVNPINYSWWPISAMDEGSKLAEENGSLEAVVEPRPFSKDRLVLYHWTQSFTSQKVRLVISEKGLPCEERDVSLPLSEQNDPWFMRLNLGEEVPVFIHGDTIVSDYNRIIEYLETNFVGEMVAQLIPDAATPLHARVQQYRELLDGLPMDAYTHGCILHPELTADSMIPKYATAEIRRHLAHAASELLKLDQEESQLAELEPYLSKHKKLMAKILDHDDVNYLNNILGELHMVLDQVEAELEKRKLEYQGQKRELWLCGPDFSLADICLGATLHRLKFLGLSKKYWEDGSRPNLRSFFEHVQKRYAFRKVLGDVHTTLLSAVLPNAFQMVKKKPPSFFGASFLMGSLGGMGYFAYWFLKKKYM; from the exons ATGGCGTCTTCCAACAACGTTAACCCCATCAACTACAGCTGGTGGCCCATATCTGCGATGGATGAAGGCTCCAAATTGGCTGAGGAAAATGGGAGTCTAGAAGCAGTAGTAGAGCCAAGACCCTTTTCAAAAGACAGACTGGTTCTGTATCACTGGACGCAGTCTTTCACCTCGCAGAAG GTGCGGCTGGTGATCAGTGAGAAGGGCCTGCCGTGCGAGGAGAGGGACGTTAGCCTCCCGCTCAGCGAACAGAACGACCCCTGGTTCATGAGGCTCAACCTGGGAGAGGAGGTGCCCGTGTTCATCCACGGGGACACCATCGTCAGCGACTACAACCGCATCATCGAGTACTTGGAAACAAACTTTGTGGGAG AGATGGTGGCCCAGCTGATCCCCGACGCCGCGACGCCCCTCCACGCCCGTGTGCAGCAGTACCGGGAGCTGCTGGACGGGCTGCCCATGGACGCCTACACCCACGGCTGCATCCTGCACCCCGAGCTCACCGCCGACTCCATGATCCCAAAGTACGCCACCGCTGAAATACGCC gacaCCTGGCCCATGCTGCATCTGAGCTATTGAAGCTGGACCAGGAAGAGTCCCAGCTGGCAGAGCTGGAGCCCTATCTGTCCAAACATAAGAAGCTCATG GCTAAGATTCTGGACCACGATGACGTTAACTACCTGAATAATATTCTTGGTGAATTGCATATGGTGTTGGATCAAGTGGAAGCTGAACTAGAGAAGCGGAAACTTGAATATCAAG GACAGAAGCGTGAGCTCTGGCTTTGCGGACCCGATTTCTCTCTGGCCGACATTTGTCTGGGAGCGACTTTGCACCGCCTCAAATTTTTAGGACTTTCGAAGAAGTACTGGGAGGACGGGAGCAGACCCAACCTGCGGTCGTTTTTTGAGCACGTGCAGAAACGCTACGCCTTTCGCAAGGTCCTGGGCGATGTGCACACCACGCTCCTGTCTGCCGTTCTCCCGAACGCCTTCCAGATGGTGAAGAAAAAGCCGCCGTCATTCTTCGGAGCGTCGTTTCTAATGGGATCGCTAGGAGGCATGGGGTACTTCGCCTAttggtttttaaagaaaaaatacatgtaG
- the LOC135237542 gene encoding hepatocyte nuclear factor 4-alpha isoform X2 — translation MVNVNSQGSAGMDTPYDSPPTEGTNMNSGGHLGVGTLCAICGDRATGKHYGASSCDGCKGFFRRSVRKNHVYSCRFNRQCIVDKDKRNQCRYCRLKKCFRAGMKKEAVQNERDRISTRRSSYEDSSLPSINALIQAEVMSRQISSPVSILNGDMRAKKMAAITDVCESMKQQLLVLVEWAKYIPAFCELPLDDQVALLRAHAGEHLLLGVAKRSMLFKDLLLLGNDHIIPRNCPELEVSRVAVRILDELVLPFQELQIDDNEYACLKAIVFFDPDAKGLSDPGKIKRMRYQVQVSLEDYINDRQYDSRGRFGELLLLLPTLQSITWQMIEQIQLVKLFGMVKIDNLLQEMLLGGSANETHHAPHTLHPHLVQEHLSTNIIVGGNNMPTPIHNGQISTPETPLPSPPTASGSEHYKLAQGVIAMVPKQPTSIPQPTITKQEAI, via the exons ATGGTCAATGTTAATTCACAAGGCAGTGCGGGTATGGACACTCCATATG ATTCCCCGCCCACCGAAGGCACCAACATGAACAGCGGTGGTCACCTGGGCGTGGGCACCCTGTGTGCCATCTGCGGCGACCGTGCCACGGGGAAGCACTACGGCGCGTCCAGCTGCGACGGCTGCAAGGGCTTCTTCCGCCGCAGCGTCCGCAAGAACCACGTGTACTCCTGCAG ATTCAACAGACAGTGCATTGTGGACAAAGACAAGCGGAATCAATGCAGATACTGCAGGCTGAAGAAATGCTTTCGAGCgggaatgaaaaaagaag CTGTGCAGAATGAAAGAGACAGAATAAGCACCAGGAGGTCCAGTTACGAGGACAGCAGCCTCCCGTCCATCAACGCGCTCATACAGGCGGAGGTCATGTCGCGGCAG ATATCCTCACCTGTGTCCATTCTGAACGGCGACATGAGAGCGAAGAAGATGGCCGCCATCACGGACGTGTGCGAGTCCATGAAACAGCAGCTGCTGGTCCTGGTGGAGTGGGCCAAATACATCCCCGCCTTCTGCGAGCTCCCTCTGGACGACCAG GTGGCATTACTGAGGGCCCACGCGGGGGAGCATCTTCTTCTAGGAGTGGCTAAGCGGTCCATGCTGTTCAAGGACCTGCTGCTCTTAG GAAACGACCACATTATTCCTCGTAACTGCCCGGAGCTGGAAGTGAGTCGAGTGGCAGTGCGAATTTTGGATGAGCTGGTGCTGCCCTTCCAGGAGCTTCAGATAGACGACAACGAATACGCCTGTCTGAAAGCCATCGTCTTCTTTGACCCAG ACGCCAAAGGCCTCAGCGACCCTGGAAAGATCAAGCGCATGCGCTACCAGGTGCAGGTGAGCCTGGAGGACTACATCAACGACCGGCAGTACGACTCGCGCGGGCGCTTCGGcgagctgctgctcctgctgcccACGCTGCAGAGCATCACCTGGCAGATGATCGAGCAGATCCAGCTCGTCAAGCTCTTCGGGATGGTGAAGATCGACAACCTGCTCCAGGAGATGCTCCTGGGAG GTTCTGCAAACGAGACGCACCACGCCCCTCACACCCTACATCCTCACCTGGTGCAGGAGCACCTGAGCACCAACATCATCGTGGGCGGCAACAACATGCCCACCCCCATCCACAACGGCCAGATCT CCACTCCCGAAACtccgctcccctccccaccGACGGCCTCCGGCTCAGAACACTACAAGCTGGCCCAAGGGGTCATAGCCATGGTGCCCAAACAACCCACCTCCATCCCCCAACCCACCATAACCAAACAAGAGGCCATTTAA
- the LOC135237542 gene encoding hepatocyte nuclear factor 4-alpha isoform X1, with the protein MRLSKALADMDMADYSEALDPAYTTLEFENMQVLALGTDSPPTEGTNMNSGGHLGVGTLCAICGDRATGKHYGASSCDGCKGFFRRSVRKNHVYSCRFNRQCIVDKDKRNQCRYCRLKKCFRAGMKKEAVQNERDRISTRRSSYEDSSLPSINALIQAEVMSRQISSPVSILNGDMRAKKMAAITDVCESMKQQLLVLVEWAKYIPAFCELPLDDQVALLRAHAGEHLLLGVAKRSMLFKDLLLLGNDHIIPRNCPELEVSRVAVRILDELVLPFQELQIDDNEYACLKAIVFFDPDAKGLSDPGKIKRMRYQVQVSLEDYINDRQYDSRGRFGELLLLLPTLQSITWQMIEQIQLVKLFGMVKIDNLLQEMLLGGSANETHHAPHTLHPHLVQEHLSTNIIVGGNNMPTPIHNGQISTPETPLPSPPTASGSEHYKLAQGVIAMVPKQPTSIPQPTITKQEAI; encoded by the exons ATGCGTTTGTCAAAAGCCCTGGCTGACATGGACATGGCGGACTACAGCGAGGCCTTGGACCCGGCCTACACCACCCTGGAGTTTGAGAACATGCAGGTGCTCGCCTTGGGCACGG ATTCCCCGCCCACCGAAGGCACCAACATGAACAGCGGTGGTCACCTGGGCGTGGGCACCCTGTGTGCCATCTGCGGCGACCGTGCCACGGGGAAGCACTACGGCGCGTCCAGCTGCGACGGCTGCAAGGGCTTCTTCCGCCGCAGCGTCCGCAAGAACCACGTGTACTCCTGCAG ATTCAACAGACAGTGCATTGTGGACAAAGACAAGCGGAATCAATGCAGATACTGCAGGCTGAAGAAATGCTTTCGAGCgggaatgaaaaaagaag CTGTGCAGAATGAAAGAGACAGAATAAGCACCAGGAGGTCCAGTTACGAGGACAGCAGCCTCCCGTCCATCAACGCGCTCATACAGGCGGAGGTCATGTCGCGGCAG ATATCCTCACCTGTGTCCATTCTGAACGGCGACATGAGAGCGAAGAAGATGGCCGCCATCACGGACGTGTGCGAGTCCATGAAACAGCAGCTGCTGGTCCTGGTGGAGTGGGCCAAATACATCCCCGCCTTCTGCGAGCTCCCTCTGGACGACCAG GTGGCATTACTGAGGGCCCACGCGGGGGAGCATCTTCTTCTAGGAGTGGCTAAGCGGTCCATGCTGTTCAAGGACCTGCTGCTCTTAG GAAACGACCACATTATTCCTCGTAACTGCCCGGAGCTGGAAGTGAGTCGAGTGGCAGTGCGAATTTTGGATGAGCTGGTGCTGCCCTTCCAGGAGCTTCAGATAGACGACAACGAATACGCCTGTCTGAAAGCCATCGTCTTCTTTGACCCAG ACGCCAAAGGCCTCAGCGACCCTGGAAAGATCAAGCGCATGCGCTACCAGGTGCAGGTGAGCCTGGAGGACTACATCAACGACCGGCAGTACGACTCGCGCGGGCGCTTCGGcgagctgctgctcctgctgcccACGCTGCAGAGCATCACCTGGCAGATGATCGAGCAGATCCAGCTCGTCAAGCTCTTCGGGATGGTGAAGATCGACAACCTGCTCCAGGAGATGCTCCTGGGAG GTTCTGCAAACGAGACGCACCACGCCCCTCACACCCTACATCCTCACCTGGTGCAGGAGCACCTGAGCACCAACATCATCGTGGGCGGCAACAACATGCCCACCCCCATCCACAACGGCCAGATCT CCACTCCCGAAACtccgctcccctccccaccGACGGCCTCCGGCTCAGAACACTACAAGCTGGCCCAAGGGGTCATAGCCATGGTGCCCAAACAACCCACCTCCATCCCCCAACCCACCATAACCAAACAAGAGGCCATTTAA